Proteins from one Dromiciops gliroides isolate mDroGli1 chromosome 6, mDroGli1.pri, whole genome shotgun sequence genomic window:
- the LOC122731918 gene encoding olfactory receptor 4C11-like, whose translation MKNNVTEFLLIGLTQDPTKGKIVFVITLAFYLATVLGNLLIIVTIKITPALGSPMYFFLTCLSFCDACLSTITAPRLMVDSLRERKSISYDECMIQIFTGHFFGCMEILILILMAYDRYVAICKPLHYLTIMSRKVCSILVALVWLASFVHSVAQIVVALSLPFCGPNLIDNYCCDLQPLLRLACTDTYILNLLVVFNSGALCIVSFIMLMISYTVILYSLRNHSKEGRYKALSTCSSHIMVVFIFFGPCIFIYSRPLKTFAADKMVVLFYAIGAPFLNPLIYTLRNKEVKTAMGKLWSSRKTLHKKQ comes from the coding sequence atgaaaaacaatgtgACTGAATTTCTTCTTATTGGACTGACCCAGGAtccaacaaaggggaaaatagtatTTGTCATCACCTTGGCTTTCTACCTGGCCACTGTTTTGGGGAACCTGCTTATCATTGTCACCATTAAAATCACTCCTGCACTTGGGTCCCCCATGTACTTCTTTCTGACCTGCTTGTCTTTTTGTGATGCATGTTTATCCACCATAACAGCTCCAAGACTTATGGTAGACAGTCTGCGTGAGAGGAAGTCAATCTCCTATGATGAGTGCATGATCCAGATATTTACAGGGCACTTCTTTGGCTGCATGGAGATTTTGATCCTCATCCTGATGGCCTATGACCGCTATGTGGCCATCTGTAAACCTCTGCACTACTTGACTATCATGAGTAGGAAGGTATGTAGTATCTTGGTGGCATTAGTCTGGTTGGCATCATTTGTGCATTCTGTTGCCCAGATCGTTGTTGCCTTGAGTTTACCCTTCTGCGGACCCAATTTAATAGACAACTATTGCTGCGATTTGCAACCCTTGTTGAGATTGGCCTGTACTGACACATATATCCTCAACCTCTTGGTTGTTTTTAACAGTGGAGCCCTCTGTATAGTGAGCTTTATAATGCTAATGATCTCCTATACTGTTATCTTATATTCTCTAAGAAATCACAGTAAAGAGGGGAGGTACAAAGCTCTTTCCACCTGCAGCTCTCACATCATGGTTGTCTTCATATTCTTTGGCCCCTGTATATTCATATACAGTAGGCCACTGAAGACTTTTGCTGCAGATAAGATGGTGGTTTTATTTTATGCCATTGGAGCACCTTTCCTCAACCCTTTGATCTACACACTGAGGAATAAAGAAGTTAAAACTGCCATGGGGAAATTGTGGAGCAGCAGGAAAACTTTACACAAAAAACAATGA